A window of the Sphaerobacter thermophilus DSM 20745 genome harbors these coding sequences:
- the rlmN gene encoding 23S rRNA (adenine(2503)-C(2))-methyltransferase RlmN, whose translation MALYDLTLAELEERLAADGVPRYRARQIFHWAYRQLAVDYDAMTVLPKTLRADLATRLPLTPLTPVREVQTDDGETIKTLFRTVDGQHIETVLMFYPDRTTVCVSCQVGCAVGCSFCATGMMGLTRNLTAGEMVAQVVAAARRAREAGRTLTNIVMMGMGEPFQNYEATMRMVRILHEEEGMNFGARRITVSTSGLVPFIDRLAREPFQVKLAVSLHAPNDDLRSSLVPLNRRYPIGELIAACRRYVGETGRRVTFEYVLIDGVNDSDANAEELARLLRGLLCHVNLIPLNPTPAAPFGRPSVERINRFEQILRARGIPATVRYSRGVDISAACGQLRAEYEAVAGA comes from the coding sequence GTGGCGCTCTACGATCTGACCCTCGCGGAGTTGGAGGAGCGGCTGGCTGCGGACGGCGTCCCGCGCTACCGGGCGCGCCAGATCTTCCACTGGGCCTATCGCCAGCTCGCCGTCGATTACGACGCTATGACGGTGCTCCCCAAGACACTGCGGGCCGATCTTGCCACGCGGCTGCCCTTGACGCCGCTGACTCCCGTGCGCGAGGTTCAGACCGACGACGGCGAGACGATCAAGACCCTCTTCCGGACGGTCGACGGGCAGCACATCGAGACGGTGCTGATGTTCTACCCCGACCGCACCACCGTCTGTGTCTCCTGCCAGGTCGGCTGCGCGGTCGGCTGCAGCTTCTGCGCGACCGGCATGATGGGCCTGACGCGGAACCTGACGGCCGGGGAGATGGTCGCGCAGGTGGTCGCGGCCGCGCGCCGGGCGCGGGAGGCTGGCCGGACGCTGACTAACATCGTGATGATGGGGATGGGCGAGCCGTTCCAGAACTACGAGGCGACCATGCGCATGGTGCGCATCCTCCACGAGGAGGAGGGGATGAACTTCGGCGCCCGGCGCATCACGGTCTCCACCTCGGGCCTCGTCCCCTTCATCGACCGCCTGGCGCGGGAGCCGTTCCAGGTGAAGCTCGCGGTGTCGCTCCACGCGCCGAACGACGACCTGCGCTCGTCGCTCGTCCCGCTCAACCGGCGGTACCCGATCGGGGAGTTGATCGCCGCCTGCCGCCGCTACGTAGGGGAGACCGGGCGGCGGGTGACCTTCGAGTATGTCCTCATCGACGGCGTGAACGACAGCGATGCCAACGCCGAGGAGCTCGCCCGGCTCCTGCGTGGCCTCCTCTGCCACGTCAACCTGATCCCCCTGAACCCGACGCCGGCCGCGCCGTTCGGCCGGCCCAGCGTCGAGCGCATCAACCGCTTCGAGCAGATCCTGCGTGCCCGGGGCATCCCGGCCACGGTGCGCTACTCGCGAGGCGTCGACATTTCTGCTGCCTGTGGGCAGCTACGGGCCGAGTACGAAGCGGTGGCGGGCGCGTGA
- a CDS encoding amidase produces MSAGQDEQVLEKIVERVRTNVRAAGIPITDDDIQGMIDKGFLANVVAFEAIAAQTPTDLIPDYLKGWGEDGAPPAPTAAAPAGSAERAPATEREPGYETLAEVAARLRTGEVSPVELTQQALDRIAERDGELNSFQLVLADEALAAAREAEREIAADNWRGPLHGVPVAVKDLLAMKGTVTTAGSKILADWVTDFDAAAVERLREAGAVIVGKTRMSEFAYSPGSNNAHYGPTPNPWNREHDSAGSSSGSGAAVADGMVYGALGSDTGGSIRMPAGVCGIVGLKPTFGRVSLHGAVTLSWSLDHLGPMTRSVRDAAAMLQILAGHDPRDLRARAVPVPDYSAQLDAGVAGLRIGVLREDGSGMPLGTDEALAAWRAGLAALERNGAELVEIDIPEMQALRVLNSAIIAMEAATYHEPNLRERLDDFGDFMRHRVLSAYGYGPLALVKAQQARAALRRRLDAIFERVDLLSTPTLPYGAPRLGDPSRNTVFTSPFNALGWPAITVPVGRTAERLPLGLQLAGRPWDEVTVLRAAAVVEADGPWPGGKP; encoded by the coding sequence ATGAGTGCGGGGCAGGATGAACAGGTTCTCGAGAAGATTGTCGAACGCGTCCGCACGAACGTGCGGGCCGCAGGGATCCCTATTACCGACGATGACATCCAGGGGATGATCGATAAGGGCTTCCTGGCCAACGTGGTGGCCTTCGAGGCCATCGCAGCCCAGACGCCCACGGATTTGATCCCCGACTACCTCAAGGGTTGGGGAGAGGACGGCGCGCCGCCAGCTCCCACCGCGGCCGCTCCGGCCGGGTCCGCTGAGCGCGCACCGGCGACCGAGCGCGAGCCGGGGTACGAGACGCTCGCCGAGGTCGCGGCGCGCCTGCGTACAGGCGAGGTCTCCCCGGTCGAGCTGACGCAGCAGGCGCTTGACCGCATCGCCGAGCGCGATGGGGAGTTGAACAGCTTCCAGCTCGTGCTTGCGGACGAAGCCCTTGCCGCCGCGCGCGAGGCCGAGCGGGAGATCGCCGCGGATAATTGGCGCGGCCCGCTGCACGGAGTTCCGGTGGCGGTGAAGGATCTACTCGCGATGAAGGGCACGGTCACCACCGCCGGCTCGAAGATCCTCGCTGATTGGGTCACGGACTTCGATGCGGCGGCCGTCGAGCGCCTGCGGGAAGCCGGGGCCGTGATCGTCGGCAAGACCCGCATGTCGGAGTTCGCCTACTCGCCAGGGTCGAACAACGCGCACTATGGACCAACGCCGAACCCGTGGAACCGGGAACACGACTCGGCCGGGTCCAGCAGCGGTTCCGGCGCGGCGGTCGCCGACGGGATGGTCTACGGCGCGCTGGGCTCCGACACCGGAGGTTCGATCCGCATGCCGGCCGGGGTCTGTGGCATCGTCGGGCTGAAGCCCACCTTCGGCCGGGTCAGCCTCCACGGCGCCGTCACGCTCTCCTGGTCGCTCGACCACCTCGGGCCGATGACACGCAGCGTCCGCGACGCCGCGGCCATGCTCCAGATCCTCGCCGGGCACGACCCGCGCGACCTCCGGGCCCGAGCCGTCCCGGTGCCGGACTACAGCGCGCAGCTCGACGCGGGCGTCGCCGGGCTGCGGATCGGTGTGCTGCGGGAAGACGGATCCGGGATGCCCCTCGGCACGGACGAGGCCCTGGCTGCCTGGCGGGCCGGGCTGGCTGCGCTGGAACGCAACGGTGCCGAACTGGTGGAGATCGACATCCCTGAGATGCAGGCCCTGCGCGTGCTGAACAGCGCGATCATCGCCATGGAGGCGGCGACCTATCACGAGCCCAATCTGCGCGAGCGGCTGGACGACTTCGGCGACTTCATGCGCCACCGCGTCCTCTCGGCGTACGGGTACGGCCCGCTCGCGCTGGTGAAGGCGCAGCAGGCGCGTGCGGCGCTCCGGCGCCGCCTCGACGCGATCTTCGAGCGCGTGGATCTGCTGAGCACCCCGACGTTGCCGTACGGCGCCCCGCGGCTCGGTGACCCCAGCCGAAACACCGTCTTCACCTCGCCCTTCAACGCGCTCGGCTGGCCCGCGATCACCGTCCCGGTAGGCCGCACGGCCGAGCGGCTGCCGCTCGGCCTGCAACTGGCCGGCCGGCCGTGGGACGAGGTCACCGTACTCCGCGCCGCGGCGGTCGTCGAGGCCGACGGCCCCTGGCCCGGCGGTAAGCCGTAA
- a CDS encoding nucleotidyltransferase family protein: MQMSMQHDLPAEVQAIYTRAMQTLQDAGVPYLVAGALAVYHYTGLWRNTKDLDLFLRPEDRDPALVALANAGFRVEILASHWLAKAVDDDVVVDLISGFGNWLQPVDDSWFEASEPLRIFGLDTSVLAITDLIWAKSYVAGRERFDGADIAHLIRRAHDRINWQHLLDRYADHWELLSVYIHYYRFVYPEARSLVPTWVVEYLIARLQDDLRTPARPEVPFRGPLLDRFSYLVDIDHWGESDPREDVARRRDLPPEEVIEQRAADQALVDQDRVHGKRFRDT, from the coding sequence ATGCAGATGAGCATGCAACACGACCTGCCCGCCGAGGTCCAGGCTATCTACACGCGCGCCATGCAGACGCTGCAGGACGCGGGCGTGCCCTACCTGGTGGCCGGGGCGCTCGCGGTCTATCACTACACTGGACTCTGGCGGAACACCAAAGATCTCGATCTCTTCCTGCGACCCGAGGATCGCGACCCGGCGCTGGTGGCCCTCGCCAATGCCGGGTTCCGGGTGGAGATCCTCGCATCGCACTGGCTGGCGAAGGCCGTTGACGACGATGTTGTCGTCGACCTGATCTCAGGGTTTGGGAACTGGCTCCAGCCGGTGGACGATAGCTGGTTCGAGGCCAGCGAGCCGCTGCGGATCTTCGGCCTCGACACGTCGGTCCTGGCGATCACCGATCTGATCTGGGCCAAGTCATACGTGGCCGGGCGGGAGCGATTCGACGGCGCCGACATCGCCCACCTGATCCGCCGCGCCCACGACCGGATCAACTGGCAGCACCTCCTCGACCGCTACGCCGACCACTGGGAGCTGCTGAGCGTCTACATCCACTACTACCGCTTTGTCTACCCCGAGGCCCGCTCGCTGGTCCCGACCTGGGTGGTCGAGTATCTGATCGCGCGGCTGCAGGACGACCTGCGCACGCCCGCGCGCCCCGAGGTCCCCTTCCGCGGACCGCTCCTCGACCGCTTCTCCTACCTGGTGGACATCGATCACTGGGGCGAGTCGGATCCACGCGAGGACGTCGCGCGTCGCCGCGATCTCCCACCCGAGGAGGTCATCGAGCAGCGAGCTGCCGACCAGGCGCTCGTCGATCAAGATCGGGTGCACGGGAAGCGGTTTCGCGATACGTGA
- a CDS encoding metallophosphoesterase family protein, with protein MIRLAAIGDIHTRKGTEAELRKLFDLVREEADLLLLAGDLTDSGVADEARVLASLLDCEQLPVVAVLGNHDCHHNQQEAIQEILEACGVVVLDGDGWVFERAGVRLGLAGCIGFGGGFRPFNLEPFGETAWKILYDKVIEESRKLDRGLTAVADCDYRVALTHYSPTVDTMGDEPPALHPYLGSSELGQALERHQVLFAVHGHAHRGRPEGCTDQGIPVYNVALPVVRRPVIWRFDPRREDTVVEPILVGSDGPTSDG; from the coding sequence GTGATTCGACTGGCGGCGATTGGCGACATTCACACCCGGAAGGGCACGGAAGCAGAGCTGCGGAAGTTGTTCGACCTTGTCCGGGAGGAAGCCGACCTGCTCCTCCTCGCGGGCGATCTGACCGACAGCGGCGTGGCTGACGAGGCCCGGGTGCTCGCCTCGCTGCTCGACTGCGAACAGCTCCCCGTCGTCGCGGTCCTGGGCAACCACGACTGCCACCACAACCAGCAGGAGGCCATCCAGGAGATCCTCGAGGCGTGTGGGGTCGTCGTACTCGACGGCGACGGCTGGGTGTTCGAACGCGCCGGGGTGCGCCTCGGCCTGGCAGGTTGCATCGGCTTCGGCGGAGGTTTCCGGCCTTTTAACCTCGAGCCCTTCGGCGAGACGGCCTGGAAGATCCTCTACGACAAGGTCATCGAGGAGAGCCGCAAACTCGACCGCGGGCTGACCGCGGTCGCGGACTGCGACTACCGCGTCGCGCTCACACACTACAGCCCCACCGTCGACACCATGGGCGATGAACCGCCGGCACTGCACCCTTACCTGGGGTCGAGCGAACTGGGTCAGGCGCTGGAACGCCACCAGGTGCTCTTCGCCGTCCACGGCCACGCCCATCGCGGTCGGCCGGAGGGATGCACCGACCAGGGCATCCCGGTCTACAACGTCGCGCTGCCGGTCGTCCGGCGTCCGGTGATCTGGCGCTTCGACCCGAGGCGCGAGGACACGGTCGTGGAGCCGATCCTGGTCGGCTCGGACGGCCCGACGAGCGATGGTTAG
- a CDS encoding superoxide dismutase has product MAYQAIELPYAYNALEPHIDEATMRYHHDNHYMTYVNNYNNAIKGHSNLQNMSAEDVLRNINQVPEDIRTAVRNNGGGAVNHTMFWEIMGPNKGGEPTGELADAIKQAFGDFASFKDEFTKAALGRFGSGWAWLVWRNGKLEVMSTANQDSPLMDGLYPIMGLDVWEHAYYLKYQYRRPAYVEAWWNVVNWDEVAKRFATARS; this is encoded by the coding sequence ATGGCCTACCAGGCGATCGAGTTGCCCTACGCGTACAACGCGCTGGAGCCGCATATCGACGAAGCGACCATGCGCTACCACCACGACAACCACTACATGACCTATGTCAACAACTACAACAACGCCATCAAGGGCCACTCCAACCTGCAGAACATGAGCGCCGAGGATGTTCTGCGCAACATCAACCAGGTGCCGGAGGACATCCGCACTGCCGTCCGCAACAACGGGGGCGGTGCGGTCAACCACACCATGTTCTGGGAGATCATGGGCCCGAACAAGGGTGGCGAGCCGACCGGTGAGCTTGCGGACGCCATCAAGCAGGCGTTCGGTGACTTCGCCTCCTTCAAGGACGAGTTCACCAAGGCAGCCCTCGGGCGCTTCGGCAGCGGCTGGGCCTGGCTGGTATGGCGCAACGGCAAGCTCGAGGTCATGAGCACGGCGAACCAGGACAGCCCCTTGATGGACGGCCTCTACCCGATCATGGGCCTGGACGTCTGGGAGCATGCCTACTACCTCAAGTACCAGTACCGCCGCCCGGCCTACGTCGAGGCCTGGTGGAACGTGGTCAACTGGGACGAGGTCGCCAAGCGCTTCGCCACCGCCCGCAGCTAG
- a CDS encoding dual OB domain-containing protein, which produces MRERLVVTDVAWMDSGVCIAGYVGQQATRPVLPAGGGIPWAYLRDESGTLVEPLTEIEIDLLEATPSPPHTEDRRIDGLGRVRIVRRLPEAEARAFLRRVCRDAVTDLFGTEVVDGRYVRPGEGHASLGTVRVLRITWLDLSRDEVRDRDQFTLRFDDAAGTSYRLRVTDLAFREHCRRTWERSNGRRDRAAIHVRERLNDAEEIFLRIGLSRPFEPQAGAGHRCYLIVTGVYTFPSYLDARWADYYAALSGEV; this is translated from the coding sequence ATGCGCGAGCGGCTTGTCGTTACCGACGTGGCATGGATGGATTCTGGCGTGTGCATCGCCGGTTACGTGGGACAGCAGGCCACGCGACCGGTGCTGCCGGCAGGCGGTGGGATCCCTTGGGCGTACCTTCGCGACGAGTCGGGGACCCTTGTCGAACCGCTGACGGAGATCGAGATCGACCTCCTGGAGGCGACGCCCTCTCCGCCGCACACCGAAGATCGCCGCATCGATGGGCTCGGTAGGGTACGTATCGTTCGCCGCCTGCCCGAGGCTGAAGCGCGAGCCTTCCTCCGGCGGGTGTGCCGCGATGCCGTCACCGATCTCTTTGGCACTGAGGTCGTCGACGGGCGCTATGTCCGTCCGGGAGAAGGGCATGCCTCGCTCGGTACGGTGCGTGTGCTCAGGATCACCTGGCTCGATCTCAGCCGGGATGAGGTCCGTGACCGCGACCAGTTCACGCTCCGCTTCGATGACGCGGCCGGAACCAGCTATCGCCTGCGCGTGACCGATCTGGCGTTTCGCGAGCACTGCCGCCGAACCTGGGAGCGGAGCAACGGGCGCCGCGATCGCGCCGCGATTCACGTGCGAGAGCGGCTGAACGACGCGGAGGAGATCTTCCTGCGGATCGGCCTGAGTCGCCCGTTCGAGCCTCAGGCTGGGGCGGGACACCGCTGCTACTTGATAGTAACCGGTGTCTACACGTTTCCAAGCTATCTCGACGCGCGATGGGCCGACTACTACGCGGCGTTGAGCGGCGAGGTCTGA
- a CDS encoding DUF488 family protein produces the protein MTTETIPLYTIGFTQRSAESFFETLRRHGVSRLIDVRANNTSQLAGFTKRDDLAYFLREIVGAEYHHLEFLAPTPELREMMKPGGGGWAAYEPRFLALLDERRVIEQLDRTFFTEQPCCLLCSERKAEHCHRRLVAEYLQRAWPELRIVHL, from the coding sequence ATGACGACAGAGACGATACCGCTCTACACCATCGGGTTTACTCAGCGGAGCGCCGAATCGTTCTTCGAGACGCTGCGCCGGCACGGCGTGTCCCGCCTGATCGATGTGCGCGCCAACAACACCTCCCAGTTGGCGGGCTTCACCAAGCGCGATGACCTGGCCTACTTCCTCCGCGAGATCGTCGGCGCGGAGTATCACCACCTGGAATTCCTGGCGCCGACGCCTGAGCTCCGCGAGATGATGAAGCCCGGTGGCGGCGGGTGGGCGGCCTACGAGCCGCGCTTCCTGGCGCTGCTCGACGAGCGCCGGGTGATCGAGCAGCTGGACCGGACGTTCTTCACCGAGCAGCCGTGCTGCCTGCTCTGCAGCGAGCGGAAGGCTGAGCACTGTCACCGCCGGCTCGTGGCGGAGTACCTCCAGCGCGCGTGGCCTGAACTGCGCATCGTGCATCTATAA
- a CDS encoding DUF488 family protein: MSTHTIYTIGHSNQPAADLIALLDQHQIAVLIDVRSAPYSRYSPQFNREALRDTLSRAGIRYVFAGEYLGGRPADPACYDDLGHVDYQRIARQAFYVTGIDRLIDYACAARTAIMCSEEDPNQCHRHKLIAQTLLSRGFTVLHIRGDGRIEPARPLAVQARLFG; this comes from the coding sequence ATGAGCACGCACACGATCTACACCATTGGGCACAGCAATCAGCCCGCAGCGGACCTGATCGCGCTGCTCGACCAGCATCAGATCGCGGTGCTCATCGATGTTCGCAGCGCGCCGTACAGCCGGTACTCCCCACAGTTCAACCGCGAGGCGCTGCGGGACACGCTCTCCCGGGCCGGTATCCGCTACGTCTTCGCCGGCGAGTACCTCGGCGGGCGTCCTGCTGATCCGGCGTGCTATGACGACCTGGGGCACGTCGATTACCAGAGGATCGCGCGCCAGGCGTTCTATGTAACCGGCATCGATCGCTTGATCGACTACGCCTGCGCGGCGCGCACCGCTATCATGTGCAGCGAAGAGGACCCGAACCAGTGCCACCGGCACAAGCTGATCGCGCAGACCCTACTCAGTCGGGGTTTCACCGTGCTGCACATTCGCGGCGACGGTCGCATTGAGCCGGCCCGACCGTTGGCTGTGCAGGCGAGGCTGTTCGGATGA
- the ftsH gene encoding ATP-dependent zinc metalloprotease FtsH, translated as MNPRPVRPGGSLQQSLLALGSLSVAVGLAVWQQRTLGRGRSDSVTAVERPETTFSDVAGLIEAKEELAEIVTFLRDPERFRRMGARMPRGVLLAGPPGTGKTLLARAVAGEAGVPFFAMSASQFVEVYVGVGAKRVRDLFAAARKASPAIVFIDEIDAIGRRRGDSQSHQEYEQTLNQVLVELDGFHPRQAVVVIAATNRSDILDPALLRPGRFDRRVELSLPDRAERAAILRVHAQDKPLAPDVDLDALAARTVGLSGADLENTLNEAALLALRRGGDEITQADLEEAVDRVIAGPSRRSRALSARERETIAVHEAGHALVAHQLASADAPRRVTILGRGQMGGATVLAPDEDRRLWTRGQFLDRLAVLLGGYAAEEYRYGEVTTGSSGDLSQASALAQAMVTTYGMGKSLRGRAFDANGPVSDETSRAIDEEVSALVSEALELASRTIANAAHLLDALVAALLAEETLDEARLAAILGPRPARPAMN; from the coding sequence GTGAATCCGCGACCGGTGCGCCCCGGCGGCTCGCTGCAGCAGAGCTTGTTGGCTCTGGGGTCGCTCTCAGTGGCTGTCGGGTTGGCTGTCTGGCAGCAGCGGACGCTCGGACGGGGCCGCAGCGACTCCGTCACCGCGGTCGAGCGGCCGGAGACGACGTTCAGCGACGTGGCGGGCCTGATCGAGGCCAAGGAGGAACTCGCTGAGATCGTGACCTTCCTCCGCGATCCTGAGCGCTTCCGACGCATGGGCGCACGGATGCCGCGTGGGGTGCTCCTGGCCGGGCCGCCAGGCACCGGTAAGACGCTGCTGGCGCGCGCCGTGGCCGGGGAAGCCGGCGTGCCATTCTTCGCGATGTCGGCCTCGCAGTTCGTCGAAGTGTACGTCGGCGTCGGCGCGAAACGCGTCCGGGATCTGTTTGCCGCTGCGCGCAAGGCATCGCCCGCCATCGTCTTCATTGACGAGATCGACGCCATCGGCCGCCGCCGGGGCGACAGCCAGAGCCATCAGGAGTACGAGCAGACGCTGAATCAAGTCCTGGTGGAGCTCGACGGCTTCCACCCGCGACAGGCGGTCGTTGTGATCGCCGCCACCAACCGGAGCGACATCCTCGACCCCGCGCTGCTGCGGCCGGGCCGGTTCGACCGCCGCGTGGAACTGTCGCTGCCTGACCGGGCCGAGCGGGCGGCGATTCTCCGGGTCCACGCGCAGGACAAGCCGCTCGCGCCCGATGTCGACCTGGACGCCCTGGCCGCGCGGACCGTGGGCCTCTCGGGCGCCGACCTGGAGAACACCTTGAACGAGGCCGCACTGCTGGCGCTCCGCCGCGGCGGCGATGAGATCACCCAGGCCGACCTGGAGGAGGCGGTGGACCGCGTCATCGCCGGGCCGAGCCGGCGCAGCCGGGCCCTCAGTGCCCGCGAGCGGGAGACGATCGCCGTCCACGAGGCGGGCCACGCGCTGGTGGCGCACCAGCTCGCCTCGGCCGACGCACCCCGGCGGGTGACTATCCTCGGGCGGGGTCAGATGGGGGGCGCGACGGTTCTGGCGCCCGACGAGGACCGGCGCCTTTGGACGCGCGGTCAGTTCCTCGACCGGCTGGCCGTCCTGCTCGGCGGTTACGCCGCGGAGGAGTACCGCTACGGCGAGGTGACGACCGGATCGTCCGGCGACCTGAGCCAGGCGAGCGCGCTGGCGCAGGCCATGGTAACCACCTACGGTATGGGGAAGAGCCTCCGCGGGCGCGCCTTCGACGCGAACGGCCCCGTGTCGGACGAGACGAGCCGGGCCATCGACGAGGAAGTCTCGGCGCTGGTGAGCGAGGCGCTGGAACTGGCCAGCCGGACCATCGCGAACGCGGCGCACCTCCTGGATGCCCTCGTGGCCGCCCTGCTGGCAGAGGAGACGCTGGACGAGGCGCGGCTGGCGGCCATCCTCGGGCCGCGCCCGGCGCGGCCGGCGATGAACTGA
- a CDS encoding gluconokinase produces the protein MGGVINWAAGPGEIDVAQAEPPLVLALDVGSSSTRAALFDGRGRRLGGTLHQVPYRLETTPDGGASLDPDRLVDAVAETIDDALPAAPDAAVQAVGVSTFWHSLMGVDRDGHARTPVYTWADTRAATAAAHLRETLDAEGHHRRTGTVVHSSYPLSKLVWLQRAMPDVTAGVHRWLSFGEYLFLTLFGDATCSISMASGTGLFDQTRLTWDPTALDAAGIAPDDLSPIGDEPMVGLRPAFAARWPALAHAAWFPALGDGACSNLGSGAIGRGRLAVTIGTTGALRLLWAGDPVPPPPGLWLYRLDARHVLLGGALSEGGNLYDWVCTRFRLPDPPELDAALAAMPPDSHGLTWLPLLAGERSPGWAPHARGALAGMTLDTSPVAILRAAMEAVAYRVALVARLLDAAAPGERTIIASGSALLRNPIWLQILSDVLGRPLLAGAAPEASLTGAALMALARLPREAGGQPDLLDRIAAGPIPAAARYDPDPRRHQTYQAAIARQEALYRRLIADAG, from the coding sequence ATGGGCGGCGTGATCAACTGGGCGGCGGGACCGGGTGAGATCGACGTGGCGCAAGCCGAGCCGCCGTTGGTGCTGGCGCTCGATGTCGGCTCGTCGTCGACCCGGGCGGCGCTGTTCGATGGCCGCGGCCGTCGCCTCGGCGGGACGCTCCACCAGGTACCCTACCGCCTGGAGACGACGCCCGACGGCGGGGCGTCCCTCGACCCGGACCGGCTCGTGGATGCGGTGGCGGAGACCATCGACGACGCGCTCCCGGCGGCTCCGGATGCCGCGGTGCAGGCGGTCGGGGTCTCCACCTTCTGGCACAGCCTGATGGGCGTGGACCGGGACGGTCATGCACGGACGCCGGTCTATACCTGGGCCGATACCCGCGCCGCCACGGCCGCAGCACACCTGCGCGAGACGCTCGACGCCGAGGGTCACCACCGCCGCACCGGCACGGTCGTTCACTCGAGCTACCCCCTTTCCAAACTGGTCTGGTTGCAGCGGGCGATGCCCGACGTCACAGCCGGGGTGCACCGCTGGCTCTCCTTTGGCGAGTACCTCTTTCTGACCCTGTTCGGCGATGCGACCTGCTCGATCTCGATGGCGTCCGGTACCGGGCTGTTCGATCAGACCCGACTGACGTGGGATCCGACGGCGCTCGACGCAGCCGGGATCGCCCCCGACGATCTCTCGCCGATCGGCGACGAGCCGATGGTGGGACTGCGCCCGGCGTTCGCGGCACGGTGGCCGGCGCTGGCGCATGCCGCCTGGTTCCCTGCCCTGGGCGATGGTGCCTGCTCAAACCTGGGGTCGGGGGCGATTGGCCGCGGGCGGCTGGCGGTGACGATCGGCACGACCGGAGCGCTGCGTCTCCTGTGGGCCGGCGATCCGGTGCCACCCCCGCCGGGCCTGTGGCTCTACCGGCTCGACGCGCGGCACGTGCTGCTGGGCGGTGCGCTGAGCGAGGGCGGCAACCTCTACGATTGGGTGTGCACGCGGTTCCGTCTTCCCGACCCACCGGAACTGGACGCGGCGCTTGCGGCGATGCCGCCCGACAGCCACGGCCTTACCTGGCTCCCGCTCCTGGCCGGTGAGCGCAGTCCCGGCTGGGCGCCGCACGCCCGCGGTGCGCTGGCCGGCATGACGCTCGACACCAGCCCGGTCGCCATTCTGCGCGCGGCCATGGAGGCGGTCGCCTACCGCGTCGCGCTGGTGGCGCGGCTGCTCGATGCCGCGGCACCGGGGGAGCGGACGATCATCGCCAGCGGCAGCGCGTTGCTGCGGAACCCGATCTGGCTCCAGATCCTGAGCGACGTGCTGGGCCGGCCGCTGCTGGCCGGGGCGGCGCCGGAAGCGTCGCTGACCGGTGCGGCGCTCATGGCCCTGGCGCGCCTGCCGCGGGAGGCCGGTGGGCAGCCGGACCTGCTGGATCGGATCGCGGCCGGGCCGATCCCCGCGGCCGCCCGGTACGATCCAGACCCGCGTCGGCACCAGACCTACCAGGCCGCAATTGCGCGCCAGGAAGCCCTCTACCGCCGCCTCATCGCCGATGCCGGATGA